CCGGCTACAAAAGACTGGTTTATCACAACAAAGAGATAACTAGCTAGCATTATGGCTCGCTGGGGAGCATATTCAGAAGATACCCCCGCTCACTTATACACTCTATAAATTCCTTTTATCCCACTTCATTTGCTGTGGTCATGTCTTATAACCACTCCAATTTCAGGGATTAGTAGAGAAAATTGATAAGCAAATTTTATAAGAGTGCTAAGTTTTTATACAAAACTTACGCTTTTTTTAAAAACTTTAAAAATATTTTAATGATACAATATTAAGAAATCATGACATTGGCTTTATCAAGCTAGTTAGGTAGGTGTCTATGTGCCTATGTAAATCTTGTTATTAAAATGTTGAGAAATGCAGTAGATGTTTTGTTTACCCGACATAAATCTCGTGGAGTTTGCATTACTCTTTTCAGTCTATGAACAAATTTGAGGCACTTTATTTTGCTAACAAGCTAGAGATAGATTGGATTTATTTATTTTGAGTTCTTAAAGAGAGCTAGAGTAAAATTGTACAAATAAATTTTTCACAAGATCACCGCTTATTTACTATTGTGGAAGTTATGAAAGGACCTTTCGTAAAAAAGAAAAATAATCACACTTATCCAAGGCTATTAAGTTATAAAAAAATTCAACTTGAAGGGAAGAATTACTGGTTCAAGATAAGTAAAACGTGGAATTATAAAAGCTTGCAACTTAAATGGGATAATTACAGATTTAAGATAAGTGGAACGTGGAGTTCATGTCCTCTAACGTGCCCTATAGATAAACCTCACCACAGACATATTTTTTGGAGTTGGTTTGGTAGTTTCATAGCAATAGCAGCAACGGCTTACCTGTCTATGGAAACTAATTCTCCACTGCTTATGGCTCCATTTGGTGCGACCAGTGTATTGATCTTTGGTGTACCAGACAGTCCTTTAGCTCAACCCCGTAATGTAATTGGTGGCAATCTCGTAGCCGCTTTCATTAGTTTAACTATTCTACATCTTTTCGGTTCGTCACCTTGGACAATGGGAATGGCAGTAGCAACAACTATTGGGGTGATGCAGATGACTGGGACCCTACACCCGCCTGCAGGAGCAGTTGCATTAGTCGTAATGATGACAAAAGCTCATTGGGAATTTCTGTTAACACCGGCACTACAAGGTTCTATTATTTTGGTACTCTGTGCTGTGGTTTTCAATAATCTTGCAGAAGAGAGGACTTATCCTAAGCACTGGCTGTAAGAATTTTGACCTTGCTGTTGTCAAAGGATGAGTTTGACTCACGGCTGAAGACACATCTGCAAGCGCTTGCCGGTGCCGGCAGTTTACTGATTTACTGAAGGGATAGAGGGATGCCGGTGCCAAGCCTGATAATAATCAGGATAAGGCATGACTTGAGCGCAATCTAGAAGAGGATGATTGTAACAGACTGTGTAGAAGTCAAAATCTTGTTGGACGATCAGAGTAATTAGGTAGTCTTTCAAAGCAGACACTGCTGAACTCAACGGGTATCTTTGGAGGATTTGCCCCAAGTTTTGAGCCGCTGTATAACGGTTCAAATTATCCGGAGGAATGGCACGCATCACATCCATCAATGCCCAAATAGCGTCTTCATGGCTCGTTTCGGTATGCCATAAGTTGATAACCGCTTGATGACGAATAGACTTTTCTTCACAGTTGTGAATGAGTTTAATTAGCAACGCGATTACTTTAGGGTCGCTTTTGCCAATTCGCGCCAAACTTCTAAGCGCTTCCACAAGGATGTACTTATCAGCAGAGGTTTTAATAACGTCAATAAGTACCTTAATTGCATCTGAGTTTCCGGGGGTTGTATACCCCAAGTTCTGAACAGCTTGCGAACACCTAAATCCTAATTTGTGATTATAGACATTTTCAAGTTTTAGTAGGAGAGCTTTATACACATTTGGTTTTAGTTTAATTTCTGAAAACATTTGATGGCCTTGCATCAAAGTATCCCCATCTAAGATGCTGTTCAGCAATATAGCAAAATTATATAATTCATTAAAATTGTCACGTATCTCTTCAACTAGCAACGCGATCAATTCGGGATCGTTAAGATCGAATTGCCCCAACTTTGCATACTCTAAAAACAAGGTAGGTTCAGCAAACTTGGCTGCTTCGGAGTGATCTGGAGCAATTTTTCCCAAGCTAACAGGCGCTTCAAAACGAGTGAAATCATCAACACTGTTATGTTTCAAATGAATTAGTGTGGCGATTGCTTGCTCGTTACCTGGATCGATTTTCCCCAAGTTCTCAGCAGCTTTCATACGAGTGAAGCTATCAGGACTGTGATTAATTAGCTCAATTAGCATTGCCTTCACTTCTGAATTGCCTCGGCTAATGTCTCCCAAACTCTCAACCACTTCACGACGAATAACCTCAAGGGGAGTGGTGCAGATTAGTGCAACAAGGCCATCAATTGCCATGCGACGATCAGTCTCTTTTAATATTGCCTTAGCTTGTTTTCCAATTTTATCGGGAGCATAGCCTTGCCGGGTTCCATTTTTAATACACTGCTTATAAATCTCATCAGAGTAGCTCCCCTCCTTTACCTCTGTTCCAAAACCCCACTTAAGGATTTCCTGGATAATTTCTGAGGCCAAGTTAGCCTCTTTAAACTCTGCAATTCCCGCTGCCGCCAGAAAATATGCGCGATAGTCATAAAATCCTTTGCAGTCACCAAAAAAGAACTCATTGCATCCATCCTGAAACTCTACCAATGCTTGAAGAAATGCGTTCTTTTGACTTTTAAAGTTTTCGTTTCCCTCTCGTCCTAGCCATAGCAAAATTACTTCTTTCCACTGGGCCTCAAAAATGCGGTACACGCAATCTGTGCCGTTATGTTTTAAAAACGGGTTGGGATTTTCGTTGTTGTGATTTAGGAAAAAGTGCCAATCATCAATCGCACAGGCTGCGAAGTATTCTTGAAATGTGGGATGAAAAAAAGCGTAAACTTTCTCATCCGGATCTTTTTCTTCGGCTGTTGCCAACCCGACACGATTTAGCCATCCCAATTTTAGCGCCCACCAAAACAGGGAACTCTCTTGATTAGGTTCACCTAACAAACCTTTGACAAAACTTTCTCGTAACCGAAACCGGGAATCTTCGCCGGCAATTGCTGCTTTTGCCAATACCCCTAATTTTTGATTCAGTTCTTCTTGTTCCTTTGGCGAAATCTCAAATTCTTGATGATCATCCTTCCATGTGTAGTGTGCTTTAACAAGTTGCTGATACAGTCCCGCTTTAGTATCTGGTAATTTGCCTTGACGCAGATACCAAGTGCGACACAACAGCGTTAACCGTAATGGATTTTTGATTAAATCTCGGATGCGTTCACTTGATTGCTCTAACTCGCGCCATAACCCCTGAGCTTTGTCTGATGCCTGGGCAAACCATTTATTTATGAACTCTTGCACCTGATCTGGATAACTAAAGTCCAGATTGCGATAAACATCAAAATTGCCTAAAGCATTTTTATCAGCCTCCCATACATTAAGCCGGCAACTCAGTATGACCCGCGCTTCGGCAACCCAACTACCACTGAGTTGCTGCGAAATTAACGTCAACGGGTTCCCCAATTCTGTTGCCATCTCATCCACACCATCCAGCAGTAGCCACACCCGATCTTTGTAGAATTCTTCGACAAGATCATCCTTTAACTTTTCTGGAACTTGACGAAGGGAGGGTATGGTTGTTGCTGAAAACTTCCGAATAATTCGCAATGCTTGTCTAAGCCACTTATTCAGTAAATAATCTTCTAAAGTTTCATTGCACCCCAAGTTTGCCAAATCAATCCAAATTGGCAAGCCACCGTTTTCTAAGACCTTAAAAGCAAGTATCTGTAACAGCGTTGTTTTTCCTGCGCCTGGTTCGCCGATATTTGCTATCCGCCGGCCTTGACTTTTAGGACTTTGTCCCTGTTTGATGACTTGCTCAAAAAACTTTTTATGCTCAATCGGGGTAACTTTTTCTTGATATAACTGCGAACCGCTTTCTGGTGAAGTATGAGGTGCCGGTCTAGGTGGTTGTGCTTGGCGTTCAACCAGTCCGAGAGGGACGTACATATCGAAAATCCGCCTATCACCACAACCACGTAGCGAATGTGTCGTCAGCCATTGCTTTTTCTCTTCCTCCAGCATGGCGCGGCAGACTTCTTGCCAGTTGATAGCCGTTGCACTTTCTAAGGAAGACTTCAGAGTCGTCAGGATTTTCGATGCCGGCAACTGCTGTTTCCATAAACCGTTATCGTCTGTGTACAAACGGAACTGCTCAGTCCACAACCACCCATACAACTTATTAAACTTGCCTCTCCCTCGCTTATTAAGATCGATATCGCAACCATGAGGCTTTTCTGGACTTTTTGCGAAGGCTTTATATATCTCCTGCATATGATTGCTTAGAGTTGTCGCTTCTATGCCGCAGTCTTTCGCAAAGTTTTTATCATCCTTGTGCTTTCCATCTTTTTGATAAGCGAACCGCTGGAAAAAGATATGCTTTGGTTCCCCATGTAACTTGTAAGCATCAGCTATCTCTGCTAGAAAGTTCCCCCTCACTTCATCGAGCGGTTCCATTACGGCAACCCTACTAATTTAATTTATTCCTAATTTAATCCTAGTTTAGCAGTAGTTTCTACGGATGTTGCCTGGAGCTGAACTTTCTAAGATGGTTGCATAAGCCAATCATGGCTCCAAAAAAACTAAACTAGGCAAAACCATGAACACATATTTGCAAGCTGTAATTCCTAAGCTTGAAGCCTACCAGGATGAAGTTTTATCTAATAAATTCCAGCCCCCTGTCTCAAAGTTATCTCATGGAAAGGCAGAGAGTAAAACTTATAAAAAGCGAAGAAAAAAGCGAAGAAAAAAGTGTACTATTTTAAATAGCAGTTAACAAATAAGTAAAGCCAATGCTTGCCAGCTACATTGACCAGGCTATGGAACTGGCGGTTTATGAAATCATTGAAGAAGATCAAACCTATTGGGGGGAAATCCCAGGACTCCAGGGAGTCTGGGCAACTCACACCACCCTAGAAGGTTGCCGGCGTGAATTACGAGAGGCGCTGAGTGACTGGATAGCGTTGCGGTTGCGCTTGGGACTCCACATTCCAGTCATAGCAGATATTGACCTCAATCAACTTACTGAAGCTATCTAAATATGTCCCGATTAACTCCAGTTTCTAGGCGTGATTTAGTGCAACGCCTGCATCAGCTTGGCTTTGAAGGGCCGTATGCAGGCGGACGCCATCCCCAAATGCGCCGAGGGGATGTTACTGTCATCATTCCCAATCCTCATGAAGGTGACATCAGTGTCGGTTTATTACAACGAGTGTTACGCCAAGCAGGGGTTTCTCGTGAGGAATGGTTGGGAGAGTGAGACACCGGCATCACGAAAAGACAGCCGGCCTGCAACTTGCTAAAACTTGATGAAGATTAACGACATTTCCAATCACAGCAATTGCCGGCGCTTCAAAACCTGTCGCCTCGACTTGTTCCACAATCGTTGCTAAGGTGCCAATCAGTTCTTCTTGATCCGGTCGAGTTCCCCAGCGAATCAACGCCACCGGCATCTCTAGATTCAAACCGGCATCCTTCAACTCACCAATAATATGGGGCAAATTGCGAACACCCATATAAATTACAATCGTTTCTGAACCGTGAGCGATTGCGTGCCAGTTCACATCAGGCCGGTATTTTCCAGCCGATTCGTGGCCGGTTACAAATGTCACCGAAGAACTATAAGATCGGTGCGTTAGCGGGATTCCTGCATAAGCCGGCGCGGCAATCCCAGAAGTTACCCCAGGCACCACCTCAACCGCCACACCGGCAGCCACCAAGTCTTCCATTTCCTCGCCGCCGCGCCCGAAGACAAACGGATCGCCTCCCTTCAGCCGCACGACAACCGCATGACTCTGCGCTTGTTCAATTAACAGTTGTGTCGTTTCTTCCTGTAATAAAGAGTGACGCCCGCTGCGCTTGCCGGCATTAATTTTTTCTGCGTATGGACTAATCAAAGCCAAAATCTGCGGACTAACCAAGGCATCGTAAATCACCACATCCGCGCACTCTAACAGTGTCTTACCCTTGATTGTCAGTAACCCTGGATCTCCAGGGCCGGCACCCACGAGATAAACTTTACCCAGACGCTTCTTCTCGTTATCGGTTACAGAAGTTTCAGCAGTCATAGAGTTGGCATCGAATGAAGACAGAGTTTGAGGGCTTAGCGGCATAGGCATTCTGATTTATCTACACTTTCCAATTTAGAATTTCAACCGACTTAAATCGTATCTTTAACTACAAACTATTGCTGTGCTTGGAATTCTTGAATTTGTTCAATCCGCTTTCAGCATATAAGTTTACTTTTTAACCGTCATTAATCAAACAAATCAAGCCGACGTTCCTATTTAAATTATGCACCCTCCTGCCCAGCTTCGCCATTGCCTACGTGATTTTACTGAATTAAAACTTACTCAAAAATAATAGAAGTTCAGTAATTAAATATTTTCAGCTTTTTTAATTCAAAAATGTATCAAAAAGTACCCTTCTGTCGAAACATCCCAGAAAGTCAGCATTGTGGGTAAACGATGCCGGCAAAGAAATAAAGGACACAACCAACCCGATTCGGATATCCGCTCAACAGTTTCATCACCCCACTTTGTCAAGTGTTGAGCCGTCTGACTGCGGTGGAAACCGGCAACTGCGTTCAATTTGAACCCGATGGACGCTCAATTAAATTTATTTAATATTATCCTAAAATTTCTATAAAATTTTCTTGTAACCATAGGGAGTTGAGCGTTACCAGCCCTATTCGCGTAAATTTGCGGTTTTTTACGCGTGAGGGTAAGCAGATACTAGGCTTGGGGCATCATTTAGTAGAACAGGGAACCAACACTCTGCCAGCCTTAGTCGCGAAAAACATAACCATTAACATCGAACTCCTATGAATCGTCGTGAATTTTTAACGTGGGTTGGTGCCGGCGCATTAGCCACTTCCTTGCCGGTGGCGATTGCCGCGTGTTCTCCAAATGCAGCCACCAACCCATCCTCACCATCAGCCAACAATTCCACAACCACACCACAATCTGCGGCAGGCAGTGAGGGATTTCAAGTTGCCGGCAGCGTCGCAGAATTAGATAAAGCCGGCCAAATCCTCAACAAACAACTCCCCGTTGGCCCCGTTTTGGTTATTCGCAACCCAGCCGATGCTAGCAGCTTATTAGCAGTCAATCCCACCTGCACGCACAAAGGCTGTGGTGTGGTGTGGCAAGCCGGTGAAAAAGTGTTTGACTGTCCCTGCCATGATTCCGACTTCGCGCCTGATGGCAAAGTCCTCAAAGGGCCGGCAACACAACCGCTGAAAACCTATGAAGCTAAAATAGAGGGCGATTCTGTTCTAGTCAAGGTGAGTTAACGAAAGCAGCATCCCATCGATCCCTGCGGGGATGCTGTTGACAAAGAATAGGTAAACTTGATGTTTAAATGCTCTAAAATTAAACTTATTTAAAATAGAAATAAAATTGGTCTGCCTGATAACGCTGCTGGAAATATGAGTATTCTGCATAAAAATTATGAGCGTTTTACATTAACATCGGCTCAGGCGGATAAATTTGGAGTAACGTGGTTAATTTAAAGGCCGGCAAAATTTTGCGGACATCCCACTCCAGAAAGTCAGCAGGCTAATTTCTGATAAGCATTTTTGTAAAACACCTGGGAACTTTGAACTTTAATGATGTCAAATGTTTTGATTTTAGAGCAAGCGCGTTTAGCCGAGCAGCAAGCAAACTGGTCATTACTTACCCAGTATTTGCAGCAACTACTCATGGGGGAAAATCAGAAAAGTGGCCTTGAGAAATCCCAGCCGGCAGAACTAGAAAATTTCAATATTCTGCTGGTTTGGGCATTAGAAATTTTGGAAGCAGGAGATTTTCAAGAGCGCTGGGATGTTGCGAAAATTTTCCCAAGTTTAGGCAATGCAGTGATTGAGCCGCTGATTGAAATTCTAGAAGATGAAGATGCCGATTTGGAACTGCGCTGGTTCGCAGGTCGGATTCTGGGAGAATTTAATCAGCCGGCAGTGATTAACGCCCTTGTAGCATTGCTAAAAACCTCTGAAAGTGAAGAGTTAAACGCAATGGCAGCGGGGGCTTTGGCAAACTTAGGGGCATCGGCAATTGATGCTTTAATCAGCCTTTTAGCAGAGGAAGAGTCCAGACTATTTGCGGTGAAAGCACTTGCCCAAATTCGTAACGCCCAAACAATTGCGCCGTTGCTGAGTGTTGTTCATGACCGGCAAGCGCTGGTAAGGGCTGCTGCCATTGAAGCACTAATTGCTTTCCACGATCCGCGCATTGTGCCGGTGCTGGTAGAAGCTTTGAATGATTTAGCGGCACCCGTGAGACGAGAAGCTGTAATAGGTTTGGGTTTGCGTCAGGATTTGCAAAACGAGCTGGATTTAGTCAAGCTGCTGACAGCACGGTTATGGGATTTCAATTTTGAGGTTTGCCAGCAAGCGGTGATTTCTCTAGGCCGGCTCAAAACTGCACCGGCATCTGCGGCGCTGTTTGAGGTGCTGCGCTCGTCTGCAACTCCTGTAGCGTTGCAAATTGAGGTGATCCGGGCTTTAGGGTGGATGGGAACCAGTGAGGCGCTGGAGTATTTGCAACAGGCGCTTGCCGGCCAAACAGAATGTGCGGTGGGTCAAGAAATCGTGGCCGTTTTGGGACGCATGGAACTGCCGGCGCTGACTATCCGCGCTGCTGAAATTCTCATGGATCTGCTGCACTCTTCTCATCCCCTGGTTCAGCATCCCAGCATCCGAAAAGCAATTGCGTTGGGTTTGGGGCAGTTGGGACACCGGCAGGCTTTAGATTCGCTGATTTATCTGCTGGCAGACTTAGATGTGGGGGTGCGGCTTCATGCCCTTGCCGCGCTCAAGCAGCTGGCTCCTGAAAATGCCCGTCAGCAATTAGAACTTTTGGCGAGTAATGAGCAACTGACGCCGGCTCTGAAAGCGGGGGTTGTTCTGGCGTTGAATGAGTGGCCGGTGGTGGAATAAGCTGTAATATGAGCCGGCAAGCTGAAGCCGGCTTAATTTCCCAATCCTCATGATTTTGGCAATTTGTCAAGAAATATTTCTATTAAAAATACTAATTTTTGTAGATTTCATTTTATAATTTTTTAATTGGAAACTTTCAAAGATTTTCCCGATAATAAAAGGTTTTCAAAGTCTTGTTTTGGCAGAGGCCGGCTAAATAAATAGCCCTGCATTTCATCACATTGACTTTGTTTCAAAAACGCGAATTCCGCTTCAGTTTCCACGCCTTCTGCAATCACTTTCAGATTCAAGCTGTGAGCCATTTGAATCATCGCCGTGGTAATCGCTGCGTTTTTAGAATCATTCGCAATATTGGAGACAAAACACCGATCAATTTTTAAAGTATCAAAAGGAAATTGCTTCAAATAATTTAAAGAAGAGTAACCTGTGCCGAAATCATCGATAGAAATTTGAATGCCTAAAGCTTTGAGTTGCTTTAAAGTGGTAATATTTTCTTCAACTCTTTGCACGATGATTCGTTCGGTTAATTCTAAATCCAAATAGCAAGGATTGATGCCGGTTTCGGTTAAGATCCGAACAACATTTTCACACAAATTGGAGTGGTGAAACTGCCGGCCTGATAGATTCACTGCAATGCGTAAAGGCGGCAACCCGCGAGATTGCCATTCGGCAAGCTGAGTACAAACACTCTCTAAAACCCACTGATCAATCGGCACAATCATGCCGGTTTGTTCTGCGAGGGGAATAAAGTCTGCCGGCGACACGAACCCCCATTGGGGATGATTCCAGCGTAAAAGTGCTTCCGCACCAGAGATCAGCCCTGTCTTGAAATCTACTTGAGGTTGATAGTAAACCTGAAATTCTGAGCGTTCCAAGGCATAATGCAAACTCGCTTCTAGGGCTAGCGTTTTCGAGAAATAGCCATTAATTTGGGGCGTGTAAAACTGAAA
Above is a genomic segment from Microcoleus sp. FACHB-68 containing:
- a CDS encoding HPP family protein, yielding MKGPFVKKKNNHTYPRLLSYKKIQLEGKNYWFKISKTWNYKSLQLKWDNYRFKISGTWSSCPLTCPIDKPHHRHIFWSWFGSFIAIAATAYLSMETNSPLLMAPFGATSVLIFGVPDSPLAQPRNVIGGNLVAAFISLTILHLFGSSPWTMGMAVATTIGVMQMTGTLHPPAGAVALVVMMTKAHWEFLLTPALQGSIILVLCAVVFNNLAEERTYPKHWL
- a CDS encoding HEAT repeat domain-containing protein, which gives rise to MEPLDEVRGNFLAEIADAYKLHGEPKHIFFQRFAYQKDGKHKDDKNFAKDCGIEATTLSNHMQEIYKAFAKSPEKPHGCDIDLNKRGRGKFNKLYGWLWTEQFRLYTDDNGLWKQQLPASKILTTLKSSLESATAINWQEVCRAMLEEEKKQWLTTHSLRGCGDRRIFDMYVPLGLVERQAQPPRPAPHTSPESGSQLYQEKVTPIEHKKFFEQVIKQGQSPKSQGRRIANIGEPGAGKTTLLQILAFKVLENGGLPIWIDLANLGCNETLEDYLLNKWLRQALRIIRKFSATTIPSLRQVPEKLKDDLVEEFYKDRVWLLLDGVDEMATELGNPLTLISQQLSGSWVAEARVILSCRLNVWEADKNALGNFDVYRNLDFSYPDQVQEFINKWFAQASDKAQGLWRELEQSSERIRDLIKNPLRLTLLCRTWYLRQGKLPDTKAGLYQQLVKAHYTWKDDHQEFEISPKEQEELNQKLGVLAKAAIAGEDSRFRLRESFVKGLLGEPNQESSLFWWALKLGWLNRVGLATAEEKDPDEKVYAFFHPTFQEYFAACAIDDWHFFLNHNNENPNPFLKHNGTDCVYRIFEAQWKEVILLWLGREGNENFKSQKNAFLQALVEFQDGCNEFFFGDCKGFYDYRAYFLAAAGIAEFKEANLASEIIQEILKWGFGTEVKEGSYSDEIYKQCIKNGTRQGYAPDKIGKQAKAILKETDRRMAIDGLVALICTTPLEVIRREVVESLGDISRGNSEVKAMLIELINHSPDSFTRMKAAENLGKIDPGNEQAIATLIHLKHNSVDDFTRFEAPVSLGKIAPDHSEAAKFAEPTLFLEYAKLGQFDLNDPELIALLVEEIRDNFNELYNFAILLNSILDGDTLMQGHQMFSEIKLKPNVYKALLLKLENVYNHKLGFRCSQAVQNLGYTTPGNSDAIKVLIDVIKTSADKYILVEALRSLARIGKSDPKVIALLIKLIHNCEEKSIRHQAVINLWHTETSHEDAIWALMDVMRAIPPDNLNRYTAAQNLGQILQRYPLSSAVSALKDYLITLIVQQDFDFYTVCYNHPLLDCAQVMPYPDYYQAWHRHPSIPSVNQ
- a CDS encoding type II toxin-antitoxin system HicB family antitoxin, with translation MLASYIDQAMELAVYEIIEEDQTYWGEIPGLQGVWATHTTLEGCRRELREALSDWIALRLRLGLHIPVIADIDLNQLTEAI
- a CDS encoding type II toxin-antitoxin system HicA family toxin gives rise to the protein MSRLTPVSRRDLVQRLHQLGFEGPYAGGRHPQMRRGDVTVIIPNPHEGDISVGLLQRVLRQAGVSREEWLGE
- the cobA gene encoding uroporphyrinogen-III C-methyltransferase, giving the protein MTAETSVTDNEKKRLGKVYLVGAGPGDPGLLTIKGKTLLECADVVIYDALVSPQILALISPYAEKINAGKRSGRHSLLQEETTQLLIEQAQSHAVVVRLKGGDPFVFGRGGEEMEDLVAAGVAVEVVPGVTSGIAAPAYAGIPLTHRSYSSSVTFVTGHESAGKYRPDVNWHAIAHGSETIVIYMGVRNLPHIIGELKDAGLNLEMPVALIRWGTRPDQEELIGTLATIVEQVEATGFEAPAIAVIGNVVNLHQVLASCRPAVFS
- a CDS encoding ubiquinol-cytochrome c reductase iron-sulfur subunit translates to MNRREFLTWVGAGALATSLPVAIAACSPNAATNPSSPSANNSTTTPQSAAGSEGFQVAGSVAELDKAGQILNKQLPVGPVLVIRNPADASSLLAVNPTCTHKGCGVVWQAGEKVFDCPCHDSDFAPDGKVLKGPATQPLKTYEAKIEGDSVLVKVS
- a CDS encoding HEAT repeat domain-containing protein — translated: MMSNVLILEQARLAEQQANWSLLTQYLQQLLMGENQKSGLEKSQPAELENFNILLVWALEILEAGDFQERWDVAKIFPSLGNAVIEPLIEILEDEDADLELRWFAGRILGEFNQPAVINALVALLKTSESEELNAMAAGALANLGASAIDALISLLAEEESRLFAVKALAQIRNAQTIAPLLSVVHDRQALVRAAAIEALIAFHDPRIVPVLVEALNDLAAPVRREAVIGLGLRQDLQNELDLVKLLTARLWDFNFEVCQQAVISLGRLKTAPASAALFEVLRSSATPVALQIEVIRALGWMGTSEALEYLQQALAGQTECAVGQEIVAVLGRMELPALTIRAAEILMDLLHSSHPLVQHPSIRKAIALGLGQLGHRQALDSLIYLLADLDVGVRLHALAALKQLAPENARQQLELLASNEQLTPALKAGVVLALNEWPVVE